The following coding sequences are from one Streptomyces sp. NBC_01485 window:
- a CDS encoding non-ribosomal peptide synthetase — MSASLPAAESRIQLSFGQEQLWFLDQMSPGETTYNVIQAYRLRGPLDVPALEQSLNVLVARHEQLRVTFHSADGVPYQVVSPVQHRPLPLQDLSGLAPEEAERALGTALQTEADTPFDLAAGPVSRFRLLRLAAEEHVLCLGFHHIVTDGWSGGVISREISQAYGDLAAGRTPELPELTVGYDDHVKGQRQQRAEGVWEEELKYWQERLAGLEALELPADRLRPAEPTQGGETFVVDFPAELLTKARALAHERGASLYMVVAAALNVVLSRYSGQDDIALGVPMLGRTDPELEDVVGLFINMTVLRSDLSGGVTFAELLERITDANLDMYDNQDVPFDHVVDRVQPVRDAGRNPLFQIACQLLGETTTGDAFQLAGLTAETVAVSGTRSRFDLSFSFVEGAERLRLVVEFATDLYDRWRVEALIAHFQTVLTAAADAPDTPVSALPLLSGAEREELLAVGRGADFDYPTEPVHATIARIAEEHPELVAAVCRGVELTYGELMRRAGKLARHIRSRGVEREQVVAIAMDRDLDALVAILGVMVSGAAYTIIDPSHPDARLDHMLRDTATPLVITREAALGDLPDSCGWESLRIDADWDVVEAQPDDVPLAEWAEPTSLVYVLYTSGSTGRPKGVMIEQRGLRMFIEAYRRSFGEWDHTDRLLQLPALTFDMSQGEIFAGLISGSAMVLVAPEDASSPESLGGLIRDQRVTYAGLSPAILSVVEAGPYPDLKYIMGGAEALPAELVNKWNLPGRKFVNLYGPTEASVATTEYLCEHREWQSSPPIGRPEFSRLHYVVDKEFNLVPVGVPGELLIGGDEGLARGYLNLPEMTDEKFVPDPFLGEGRVYRTGDLVRWTRDLQIDFIGRLDNQVKLRGLRIELGEIESGLLTHPRIRMALVLLREDGGEKQLVAYYTVLGDTSPTVAELREHLGRTMPEYMVPTAWVELTEFPLTPARKINRGALPAPVSAAADGEASFVAPATATEEKVAEVFGAVLSMPQIGADGSFFELGGNSLQAMRVVSRLNKHFGVKVNVRLLYGGATVATIATAVDTLTEAKKAAGTHA; from the coding sequence ATGAGCGCCTCGCTCCCCGCCGCCGAGTCACGTATCCAACTGTCCTTCGGGCAGGAGCAGTTGTGGTTCCTGGACCAGATGAGTCCCGGGGAGACCACCTACAACGTCATCCAGGCCTACCGGCTGCGCGGCCCGCTGGACGTGCCCGCGCTGGAGCAGTCCCTCAACGTGCTGGTGGCGCGCCACGAGCAGTTGCGGGTGACCTTCCACTCGGCGGACGGCGTCCCCTACCAGGTCGTCTCCCCGGTCCAGCACCGTCCGCTGCCGCTCCAGGACCTCTCCGGACTGGCCCCCGAGGAGGCGGAGCGCGCGCTGGGCACCGCGCTCCAGACCGAGGCCGACACCCCGTTCGACCTCGCCGCGGGGCCCGTGTCCCGGTTCCGGCTGCTCCGGCTGGCCGCCGAGGAGCACGTGCTCTGCCTCGGCTTCCACCACATCGTCACCGACGGCTGGTCCGGCGGCGTGATCAGCCGCGAGATATCCCAGGCCTACGGGGATCTCGCCGCCGGCCGCACCCCCGAACTCCCGGAGCTGACGGTCGGCTACGACGACCACGTCAAGGGGCAGCGGCAGCAGCGGGCCGAGGGCGTCTGGGAGGAGGAGCTCAAGTACTGGCAGGAGCGGCTGGCCGGACTCGAAGCGCTCGAACTGCCCGCCGACCGGCTGCGACCGGCCGAGCCCACGCAGGGCGGCGAGACCTTCGTCGTCGACTTCCCCGCCGAACTCCTCACCAAGGCACGCGCGTTGGCGCACGAGCGGGGCGCGTCGCTGTACATGGTGGTCGCCGCGGCGCTGAACGTCGTACTGAGCCGGTACAGCGGCCAGGACGACATCGCCCTCGGGGTGCCGATGCTCGGCCGTACCGACCCCGAACTCGAGGACGTCGTCGGCCTGTTCATCAACATGACGGTGCTGCGCTCCGACCTGTCCGGCGGCGTCACCTTCGCCGAGCTGCTGGAGCGCATCACCGACGCCAACCTCGACATGTACGACAACCAGGACGTGCCGTTCGACCATGTCGTGGACCGGGTACAGCCGGTCCGGGACGCGGGCCGCAACCCGCTGTTCCAGATCGCCTGCCAACTGCTCGGCGAGACGACCACCGGCGACGCGTTCCAACTGGCGGGCCTGACGGCCGAGACGGTCGCGGTGTCCGGCACCCGCTCCCGGTTCGACCTGTCGTTCAGTTTCGTCGAGGGCGCCGAACGGCTGCGCCTGGTCGTCGAGTTCGCGACCGACCTGTACGACCGCTGGCGCGTCGAGGCCCTGATCGCGCACTTCCAGACGGTGCTGACGGCTGCGGCGGACGCCCCGGACACCCCGGTCTCGGCGCTGCCGCTGCTGTCCGGGGCGGAGCGCGAGGAACTGCTCGCGGTGGGGCGCGGAGCCGACTTCGACTATCCGACGGAGCCGGTGCACGCGACGATCGCCCGGATCGCCGAGGAGCATCCGGAGCTGGTCGCGGCGGTCTGCCGCGGCGTGGAGCTGACGTACGGCGAGCTGATGCGGCGGGCCGGCAAACTCGCGCGCCACATCCGTTCCCGGGGCGTGGAGCGCGAGCAGGTCGTGGCCATCGCGATGGACCGCGATCTGGACGCGCTGGTGGCGATCCTGGGCGTCATGGTGTCCGGCGCCGCGTACACGATCATCGACCCGTCGCACCCCGACGCCCGGCTGGACCACATGCTGCGGGACACCGCGACCCCGCTGGTCATCACGCGGGAAGCGGCGCTCGGGGACCTGCCGGACTCGTGCGGCTGGGAGAGCCTGCGCATCGACGCCGACTGGGACGTCGTCGAGGCGCAGCCGGACGACGTCCCGCTGGCGGAGTGGGCGGAGCCGACCTCCCTGGTGTACGTCCTCTACACCTCGGGGTCGACCGGGCGGCCCAAGGGCGTGATGATCGAGCAGCGCGGTCTGCGCATGTTCATCGAGGCGTACCGGCGCAGCTTCGGCGAGTGGGACCACACCGACCGGCTGCTGCAACTGCCGGCGCTGACCTTCGACATGTCGCAGGGCGAGATCTTCGCCGGTCTGATCAGCGGCTCGGCGATGGTGCTGGTGGCGCCGGAGGACGCCTCGTCGCCGGAGTCCCTGGGCGGTCTGATCCGGGATCAGCGGGTCACGTACGCCGGTCTGTCGCCCGCGATCCTGTCCGTGGTGGAGGCGGGGCCGTACCCGGACCTGAAGTACATCATGGGCGGCGCGGAGGCCCTGCCGGCCGAGCTGGTCAACAAGTGGAACCTGCCGGGCCGCAAGTTCGTGAACCTCTACGGGCCCACCGAGGCGTCGGTCGCGACCACCGAGTACCTGTGCGAGCACCGGGAATGGCAGTCGTCGCCGCCCATCGGCCGGCCCGAGTTCAGCCGGCTGCACTACGTGGTCGACAAGGAGTTCAACCTCGTGCCGGTCGGCGTGCCGGGCGAGCTGCTGATCGGCGGCGACGAGGGGCTGGCCCGCGGCTATCTGAACCTGCCGGAGATGACGGACGAGAAGTTCGTGCCCGACCCGTTCCTGGGCGAGGGCCGGGTCTACCGCACGGGTGACCTGGTGCGCTGGACGCGTGATCTGCAGATCGACTTCATCGGCCGCCTGGACAACCAGGTGAAGCTGCGCGGCCTGCGGATCGAGCTCGGGGAGATCGAGTCGGGGCTGCTGACGCACCCGAGGATCCGGATGGCCCTGGTCCTGCTGCGGGAGGACGGCGGGGAGAAGCAGCTCGTCGCCTACTACACGGTGCTCGGCGACACCTCGCCGACCGTGGCCGAGCTGCGGGAGCACCTGGGCCGCACGATGCCCGAGTACATGGTGCCCACGGCCTGGGTGGAGCTGACGGAGTTCCCGCTGACCCCGGCCCGCAAGATCAACCGCGGCGCGCTGCCCGCTCCGGTGTCCGCGGCGGCCGACGGCGAGGCGAGTTTCGTCGCCCCGGCGACCGCGACGGAGGAGAAGGTGGCCGAGGTCTTCGGCGCCGTGCTGTCCATGCCGCAGATCGGAGCCGACGGCAGCTTCTTCGAGCTGGGGGGCAACTCGCTCCAGGCGATGCGCGTGGTGAGCCGGCTGAACAAGCACTTCGGCGTCAAGGTCAACGTCCGTCTGCTGTACGGCGGTGCCACGGTCGCCACCATCGCCACGGCCGTCGACACCCTGACCGAGGCCAAGAAGGCGGCGGGTACACATGCTTGA
- the glyA gene encoding serine hydroxymethyltransferase, with the protein MLEAPSATTTPTRRHNDAPAVTGSAQALLLRRGAELLNRTDPELAVLLDREVEEQTATLAMVASSSAASPSVLATGGAALSNVTAEGYPGARYHPGAGRFDVVERLAADRARHAFGARYANVQPHSCSSANQAVLAALLPPGGVLLALDLDSGGHLTHGSAASVTGRHYRAVHYGLDERGFVDYDQAAELARLHRPTVLIAGASAYPRMLDFARFRAIADSVGAFLVADVSHIAGLVAAGEHPSPIDLAHVTTTSTYKQLGGPRGGLILIGREHRTPGPDGRTPLDRLMQRAVFPQSQGTPSPAAIAAKAHALKSVAEPAFKETMRLVVDDAAALAGDLAALGHRVLTGGTDNHMVLLDMAVRGMTGVVAERALEDCGILTNRNRIPGDVKPPLVAGGLRLGTNVLAQRGMGPAEMRVCAGLLHEVLTATTVRTDTEYRTDPAVRDRVRAEVAALCRAHPLPFAAAVPDDVPDLAPGERP; encoded by the coding sequence ATGCTTGAGGCCCCGTCGGCCACGACGACCCCGACCCGCAGACACAACGACGCCCCTGCCGTTACCGGCTCCGCGCAGGCCCTGCTCCTGCGCCGTGGGGCGGAGCTGCTGAACCGGACCGATCCCGAGCTGGCCGTGCTGCTCGACCGGGAGGTGGAGGAGCAGACGGCGACGCTGGCGATGGTGGCGTCCTCCAGTGCCGCGAGCCCGTCGGTGCTGGCCACGGGCGGCGCCGCCCTGTCGAACGTGACGGCCGAGGGCTATCCGGGGGCCCGCTACCACCCCGGCGCGGGCCGGTTCGACGTGGTGGAGCGGCTGGCCGCCGACCGGGCCCGGCATGCCTTCGGCGCCCGCTACGCCAACGTCCAGCCGCACTCCTGCTCCTCGGCGAACCAGGCCGTGCTGGCCGCGTTACTGCCCCCGGGCGGCGTCCTGCTCGCCCTCGACCTGGACTCAGGGGGCCATCTCACCCACGGGTCCGCCGCCTCGGTCACCGGGCGCCACTACCGGGCCGTCCACTACGGCCTGGACGAACGGGGGTTCGTCGACTACGACCAGGCGGCCGAACTGGCCCGGCTGCACCGCCCCACGGTGCTCATCGCGGGGGCCAGCGCCTATCCGCGGATGCTCGACTTCGCCCGGTTCCGGGCGATCGCGGACTCCGTCGGGGCCTTCCTCGTGGCCGACGTCTCGCACATCGCCGGCCTGGTGGCCGCGGGCGAACACCCCAGCCCCATCGACCTCGCCCACGTCACCACCACCAGCACGTACAAGCAACTGGGCGGCCCGCGCGGGGGGTTGATCCTCATCGGCCGGGAACACCGCACCCCCGGCCCCGACGGCCGTACCCCGCTGGACCGGCTGATGCAGCGGGCGGTGTTCCCGCAGTCGCAGGGCACTCCGAGCCCGGCGGCGATCGCGGCGAAGGCGCATGCGCTCAAGTCGGTGGCGGAACCGGCGTTCAAGGAGACCATGCGGCTGGTCGTCGACGACGCCGCGGCGCTCGCCGGCGACCTGGCGGCGCTCGGCCACCGGGTGCTGACCGGCGGCACCGACAACCACATGGTGCTGCTGGACATGGCCGTACGCGGCATGACCGGTGTCGTCGCCGAACGGGCCCTGGAGGACTGCGGCATCCTCACGAACCGCAACCGCATCCCCGGCGACGTCAAACCGCCGCTCGTCGCCGGCGGCCTGCGGCTGGGCACGAACGTGCTGGCGCAGCGGGGCATGGGGCCCGCCGAGATGCGGGTCTGCGCCGGTCTCCTGCACGAGGTGCTCACCGCCACCACCGTCCGCACGGACACCGAGTACCGCACCGACCCGGCGGTCCGCGACCGGGTACGGGCCGAGGTGGCCGCCCTGTGCCGCGCCCACCCGCTGCCCTTCGCGGCCGCCGTTCCCGACGACGTCCCCGACCTCGCCCCAGGAGAGCGGCCTTGA
- a CDS encoding non-ribosomal peptide synthetase: MTLNASPHAPSPAGRRPTPPALLPADRPRLPEAAPDRTATVRVRLGPSARTAPDDLLLAAFTALLHRWTGQPEFTFAARTPETGAVHLTCAVKASETLTELARATATATTYRAAAATDPAHPDEFELVLHPPHADDDHPRTAELRYAPALFDHDTMVRLLACYRTLLDDALAAPDRPVSGLRLLPEAELHRMLVEWNATGTDLPHDVCLHTAFEARAAASPAALALVRGGSGRRTWTYREVNEAANRLAHHLRDLGIGPDRRVGICLERSPDLLVAVLGVLKAGGAYVPLDPDYPEQRLAAMMTGSSCTAVVTRSGPAAGLPLPDTAPGGPVVLLDRDEALLAARPAHNPQGGATPDDLAYVIHTSGSTGAPKPIALRHRGVMNNIADLNSRYGVGPCDRVLALSSPSFDMSVYEFLGLTTAGGTVILPEPERAKDPEHWAELLAAHRVTVWNSAPALLDLVVSHLDGVGAQPLGDLRLALLGGDWIPVSLPDRARAVAPALRFVALGGATESSIHSTLYEVRETDPRWTSVPYGRPMANQRTYILDEARRPVPPGVPGELHLAGIGLARDYLGRPEQTAERFFTWSCGEVRDERLYRTGDVARYGPDGLIELLGRSDFQVKVRGLRIELGEIEAVLRAHDTVREAVVTAHPDGSGDTRLVAHVVPVAGGAVKPEAVGEHAARSLPRFMVPSTVLVLEELPLTPNGKVDRRALPAPPAAVGEPDRSYTTPVTPTERTVAEVFATVLSVSRVGADSSFFAVGGNSLQAMRAVTRLNKHFGVRVSVRLLYGDSTVSGIASVIDERLAQSVPTTNGAPEQ, encoded by the coding sequence TTGACCCTGAACGCGTCTCCCCACGCCCCCTCCCCGGCCGGTCGCCGCCCCACGCCTCCCGCGCTACTGCCGGCCGACCGGCCACGGCTGCCCGAAGCCGCCCCGGACCGCACCGCCACCGTCCGGGTGCGGCTCGGCCCCTCGGCCCGCACCGCCCCGGACGACCTGCTCCTGGCCGCGTTCACCGCGCTGCTGCACCGCTGGACGGGCCAGCCCGAGTTCACCTTCGCCGCCCGCACACCCGAGACGGGCGCGGTACACCTGACCTGCGCCGTCAAGGCGTCGGAGACCCTCACCGAACTGGCCCGCGCCACCGCCACCGCCACCACCTACCGGGCGGCGGCGGCCACGGACCCCGCCCACCCCGACGAGTTCGAACTCGTCCTGCACCCGCCGCACGCCGACGACGACCACCCGCGCACCGCCGAACTGCGGTACGCGCCCGCCCTGTTCGACCACGACACCATGGTCCGGCTGCTGGCCTGCTACCGCACCCTGCTGGACGACGCGCTGGCCGCCCCGGACCGTCCGGTCTCCGGGCTGCGTCTGCTCCCGGAGGCCGAGCTGCACCGCATGCTCGTCGAGTGGAACGCCACCGGCACGGACCTCCCGCACGACGTGTGCCTGCACACCGCGTTCGAGGCCCGCGCCGCCGCGTCGCCGGCCGCCCTCGCACTGGTCAGGGGCGGCAGCGGCCGGCGAACATGGACGTACCGCGAGGTCAACGAGGCGGCGAACCGGCTCGCCCACCATCTGCGCGACCTGGGCATCGGCCCCGACCGGCGGGTCGGCATCTGCCTGGAACGCTCCCCCGACCTGCTGGTCGCCGTCCTCGGAGTGCTCAAGGCGGGCGGCGCGTACGTACCGCTCGACCCCGACTACCCCGAGCAGCGTCTCGCCGCGATGATGACCGGCAGTTCGTGCACGGCGGTCGTCACCCGCAGCGGACCGGCCGCCGGCCTGCCCCTGCCGGACACCGCGCCGGGCGGCCCGGTGGTGCTCCTCGACCGCGACGAGGCCCTCCTCGCCGCCCGCCCGGCCCACAACCCGCAGGGCGGCGCCACCCCCGACGACCTCGCCTACGTCATCCACACCTCGGGCTCGACCGGCGCGCCCAAGCCGATCGCCCTGCGCCACCGCGGGGTGATGAACAACATCGCTGACCTCAACTCCCGTTACGGCGTGGGCCCTTGCGACCGGGTCCTCGCGCTGTCCTCGCCCAGCTTCGACATGTCGGTGTACGAGTTCCTCGGGCTGACGACCGCCGGCGGCACCGTGATCCTGCCGGAACCGGAGCGGGCCAAGGACCCCGAGCACTGGGCGGAGCTGCTGGCCGCCCACCGGGTCACCGTCTGGAACTCGGCCCCCGCCCTCCTCGACCTGGTCGTCAGCCACCTGGACGGCGTCGGCGCGCAGCCGCTCGGCGATCTGCGGCTGGCTCTGCTCGGCGGCGACTGGATCCCCGTGTCGCTGCCCGACCGGGCCCGCGCGGTGGCCCCCGCCCTGCGCTTCGTCGCCCTCGGCGGAGCCACCGAGTCGTCCATCCACTCCACCCTCTACGAGGTACGGGAGACCGACCCGCGCTGGACGAGCGTCCCGTACGGGCGCCCCATGGCCAACCAGCGCACCTACATCCTCGACGAGGCTCGCCGGCCGGTGCCGCCGGGCGTCCCCGGCGAACTCCACCTGGCGGGCATCGGGCTCGCCCGGGACTACCTCGGCCGGCCCGAGCAGACGGCGGAGCGGTTCTTCACCTGGTCCTGCGGCGAGGTGCGGGACGAGCGCCTCTACCGGACCGGCGATGTGGCCCGCTACGGCCCCGACGGCCTGATCGAGCTGCTGGGCAGGTCCGACTTCCAGGTCAAGGTGCGCGGTCTGCGCATCGAACTCGGCGAGATCGAGGCCGTCCTGCGGGCCCACGACACCGTCCGGGAGGCGGTCGTCACCGCGCACCCCGACGGGTCGGGCGACACCCGGCTGGTCGCCCATGTCGTCCCGGTGGCGGGCGGGGCCGTGAAGCCGGAGGCGGTCGGTGAGCATGCCGCACGGTCGCTGCCCCGCTTCATGGTGCCGAGTACCGTACTCGTCCTGGAAGAGCTGCCGTTGACGCCGAACGGCAAGGTCGACCGCAGGGCGCTGCCCGCCCCGCCGGCGGCCGTCGGCGAGCCGGACCGGTCGTACACGACGCCGGTCACGCCGACCGAGCGGACGGTGGCCGAGGTCTTCGCCACCGTGCTGTCCGTGTCCCGAGTCGGCGCGGACAGCAGCTTCTTCGCGGTCGGCGGCAACTCACTCCAGGCCATGCGCGCCGTCACCCGCCTCAACAAGCACTTCGGGGTGCGGGTCAGCGTCCGGCTGCTGTACGGCGACAGCACCGTCAGCGGCATCGCCTCCGTCATCGACGAGCGGCTCGCCCAGTCCGTACCGACCACGAACGGAGCACCGGAGCAGTGA
- a CDS encoding thioesterase domain-containing protein, producing MTEPSVDSIVPLRETGALPPLHCVHPVSGSPYCYAGMTHQLDAERPVFGFEAPGFDGVSEPARSIQELADRHTAALRTVRPHGPYQLLGWSLGGVVAYEMARLLTAAGEDVPLLVIVDAALPGTQSVPPEDQLARYFLYDFLGVTSDRAPGIDKALAGMRPEAEPAEIFAAVEHDGAVPEEFDAEFLLERYALFSTHVRALRQHSLTSDHDGPTILIKAARSTERLLDWHPHLSRLTEHTVPGDHHSVWQEPGLAALSRIVDQALREATPA from the coding sequence GTGACCGAACCCTCCGTCGACAGCATCGTCCCCCTCCGCGAAACAGGCGCCCTGCCCCCGCTCCACTGCGTCCACCCGGTCTCCGGCTCGCCCTACTGCTACGCGGGCATGACGCACCAACTCGACGCCGAACGCCCGGTGTTCGGCTTCGAGGCACCCGGTTTCGACGGTGTCTCCGAGCCCGCGCGCTCCATCCAGGAGCTGGCCGACCGGCACACGGCCGCCCTGCGCACGGTCCGCCCGCACGGCCCGTACCAGTTGCTCGGCTGGTCGCTCGGCGGGGTCGTCGCCTACGAGATGGCACGCCTGCTGACCGCCGCGGGAGAAGACGTACCCCTGCTCGTCATCGTCGACGCGGCCCTGCCCGGCACGCAGTCCGTGCCGCCCGAGGACCAGCTCGCCCGCTACTTCCTGTACGACTTCCTCGGCGTGACGAGCGACCGGGCACCCGGCATCGACAAGGCCCTCGCGGGCATGCGGCCGGAGGCGGAACCGGCCGAGATCTTCGCCGCGGTGGAGCACGACGGCGCCGTGCCCGAGGAGTTCGACGCGGAGTTCCTGCTGGAGCGCTACGCCCTCTTCAGCACCCATGTCAGGGCCCTGCGGCAGCACTCCCTGACGTCGGACCACGACGGCCCCACGATCCTGATCAAGGCCGCGCGGTCGACGGAACGCCTGCTGGACTGGCACCCCCACCTGAGCCGGCTGACCGAACACACCGTGCCCGGCGACCACCACTCCGTGTGGCAGGAGCCCGGCCTCGCCGCCCTCAGCCGCATCGTCGACCAGGCCCTACGAGAGGCGACGCCGGCATGA
- a CDS encoding MFS transporter, protein MTEHGTHPEAVATAEPDGPPPRSLWHHRDFMVFWTGEALSLYGTQITALALPLTAVLVFDVGAEQLGLLRFAQLVPFLGLALLFGVWVDRVRKRPVMLGANLARMVLIGLVPVLYHYDLLTLPLLYVLALGVGVATVLFDVSWMSYVPVLVKDRRSLLEANTKLNATLSSADIAGPGVAGTLVSAFSAPFAMTANAFSYAVSVVSLLLIRTPEPAPQAPRDKRPLRAELAEGLRWVFGNRWLRAIGLVGCSCNFLLTMVQSLFLLYAVRDKDLSAAAVGFVMGAAAVGGLLGALVSGMVVRRLTVGRAYQVSVSVIFLGPLLIPVAAGPSWLLMIFFVASFFLEYFGTSVSNVLIVSLRQTITPQHLMGRMTAAMRMLLYGGGALGGPVGGLLAALAGLHGALWIAGVISAAMLVPIILSPVGRLRAMPTGPEDGALTGTPGPG, encoded by the coding sequence ATGACGGAGCACGGCACCCACCCCGAGGCGGTCGCCACGGCCGAGCCGGACGGCCCACCGCCCCGCTCGCTGTGGCACCACCGGGACTTCATGGTGTTCTGGACGGGCGAGGCGCTCTCCCTGTACGGCACCCAGATCACCGCCCTGGCGCTGCCGCTCACCGCCGTCCTGGTCTTCGACGTGGGCGCGGAGCAGCTCGGCCTGCTGCGGTTCGCCCAGTTGGTCCCGTTCCTGGGGCTGGCGCTGCTCTTCGGCGTGTGGGTGGACCGGGTCCGCAAGCGGCCGGTGATGCTGGGCGCCAACCTGGCCCGGATGGTGCTGATCGGCCTGGTCCCGGTCCTCTACCACTACGACCTGCTGACGCTCCCGCTGCTGTACGTGCTGGCGCTGGGCGTCGGGGTGGCGACGGTGCTCTTCGACGTGAGCTGGATGTCGTACGTCCCGGTGCTGGTGAAGGACCGGCGCAGTCTGCTGGAGGCCAACACCAAGCTCAACGCCACGCTGTCGTCGGCGGACATCGCCGGTCCGGGCGTGGCCGGCACGCTGGTGAGCGCGTTCTCGGCGCCCTTCGCGATGACCGCCAACGCCTTCTCGTACGCCGTGTCGGTGGTCTCCCTCCTCCTCATCAGAACCCCCGAACCGGCCCCGCAGGCCCCCCGCGACAAACGGCCGCTGCGCGCCGAGCTCGCCGAGGGCCTGCGCTGGGTGTTCGGCAACCGGTGGCTGCGCGCGATCGGACTCGTCGGCTGCTCCTGCAACTTCCTGCTCACCATGGTGCAGTCGCTGTTCCTGCTGTACGCCGTGCGCGACAAGGACCTGTCGGCCGCCGCGGTCGGCTTCGTCATGGGCGCGGCGGCCGTGGGCGGTCTGCTGGGCGCGCTGGTGTCCGGCATGGTGGTGCGCCGGCTGACGGTGGGCCGCGCCTACCAGGTGTCGGTCTCGGTCATCTTCCTCGGCCCGCTGCTGATCCCGGTGGCGGCCGGTCCGAGCTGGCTGCTCATGATCTTCTTCGTCGCCTCGTTCTTCCTGGAGTACTTCGGCACCAGCGTCTCGAACGTCCTCATCGTGAGCCTGCGCCAGACCATCACCCCGCAGCACCTGATGGGCCGGATGACAGCCGCGATGCGCATGCTCCTGTACGGCGGCGGCGCGCTCGGCGGCCCCGTGGGCGGCCTGCTGGCGGCCCTGGCCGGACTGCACGGCGCCCTGTGGATCGCGGGCGTGATCTCCGCCGCGATGCTCGTCCCGATCATCCTGTCCCCGGTCGGCCGCCTCCGCGCCATGCCGACGGGGCCCGAGGACGGCGCCCTCACGGGCACGCCGGGTCCCGGGTAG
- a CDS encoding 4'-phosphopantetheinyl transferase family protein: protein MQVSWARLGDAHEGLLSLLDPVERGRYDATVHPADQARFLVGCALSRLLLGELLGLPPADVPLRRVCPRCGGPHGKARLDVPPDAPVPYDFSVTHSGAVIGVAVCRGGQVGLDVEEAGSLVGVALDNAARAALSDTELAALHALPDAERPSAFLRVWTRKEAVLKALGVGLGVSPRGLEVTAPDLPPAVLSWPGQVTVRPRLRMADLVVAGVHPAAVAVTGAGAGAGAGPVRVEPSDGSGVLAGYGR from the coding sequence GTGCAGGTCTCGTGGGCGCGCCTCGGTGACGCCCACGAGGGCCTGCTGTCTCTGCTGGACCCCGTGGAGCGTGGCCGCTACGACGCGACCGTCCACCCCGCCGACCAGGCCCGTTTCCTGGTCGGCTGCGCGCTGAGCCGGCTGCTCCTGGGTGAGCTGCTCGGTCTGCCCCCGGCGGACGTGCCCCTGCGGCGCGTGTGCCCGCGCTGCGGCGGACCGCACGGCAAGGCCCGGCTGGACGTGCCCCCGGACGCGCCGGTGCCCTACGACTTCTCCGTCACCCACAGCGGTGCCGTCATCGGCGTGGCCGTGTGCCGGGGCGGGCAGGTGGGCCTGGACGTCGAGGAGGCCGGGAGCCTCGTCGGCGTCGCCCTCGACAACGCGGCGCGGGCCGCTCTCTCCGACACCGAACTGGCCGCCCTGCACGCCCTGCCCGACGCCGAGCGGCCGTCCGCCTTCCTGCGCGTCTGGACCAGGAAGGAAGCCGTGCTGAAGGCCCTCGGCGTGGGCCTGGGCGTGTCACCGCGCGGGCTGGAAGTGACCGCGCCCGACCTGCCGCCGGCCGTGCTGTCCTGGCCCGGACAGGTGACCGTCCGGCCCCGACTGCGCATGGCGGACCTGGTCGTCGCCGGGGTGCATCCGGCGGCGGTGGCCGTGACGGGGGCGGGGGCGGGGGCGGGGGCGGGCCCGGTGCGGGTCGAGCCGAGCGACGGGTCGGGCGTGCTGGCCGGGTACGGCCGCTGA
- a CDS encoding S-adenosylmethionine decarboxylase family protein — MTNSTDLATEGINVDDLCSYAVDVWVSDHSILTDEERLLQVLRTAAEKGNATVLGEASHVFPNGAVTAILLLSASHLSIHTWPEFSLANVDLLAYGRLNGERMMQSVELGLSPTRINVTRMLRAVH; from the coding sequence ATGACCAACTCCACCGACCTCGCCACCGAGGGTATAAACGTCGACGATCTGTGCTCTTATGCCGTCGACGTATGGGTGAGCGATCACAGTATCCTGACCGATGAGGAGCGCCTCCTCCAGGTGCTGCGCACGGCCGCCGAAAAGGGAAACGCCACGGTACTCGGCGAGGCATCGCACGTTTTCCCGAACGGTGCCGTCACCGCGATTCTGCTGCTTTCCGCGTCGCACCTGAGCATTCACACCTGGCCCGAATTCAGCCTGGCCAACGTGGATCTGCTGGCCTACGGCCGGCTGAACGGCGAGCGGATGATGCAGAGCGTCGAGCTCGGTCTTTCGCCGACGCGGATCAACGTGACGCGCATGCTGCGCGCCGTGCACTGA